The stretch of DNA GACGCTCCCTTCCCAAGTCCCGTTCGATCCGGCGTTCAGCGGCGAAGCCTCGTCGTCCCAATCATTGAAGTCACCGACAACGGCGACTCGTTCAGCATGGGGCGCCCAGAGACGAAAAATCGCTCCCCCCTCCACCAGGGTCGCGCCCATCGGCTGTGTGGAAAGACCGATCATCGCCACCATATAACCTTCCTCGACTCGGGGATGCAATGCAATTCTGCGGATTCCGCTTGGTAAAGCGTCAGCGGCTGAAGATGACCCACGCCGCATGGATGACGCCGGGGATATAGCCGAGCAAGGTCAGGATCAAGTTGATCCAGAAGTGCTTACCCAGCCCCACCTCAAGCGCCACTCCCAGCGGAGGGATGAAGATAGCGAGCAGAATCTTGATGGGGTCGGTCAGTTCGATGCCGGCTTTTGCAGCCATGGGTATCTCCTTGAGTAGTTTTTAGTCGTGAGTTGAGAGTCGCGCGCTATTGAAGCGCGGCTCACATGGCTCGGGCGGCGACGGGCGAGCCGCACATCAGCCGCGCGAGCTGTCGCAGTCGGCGGTCGGCTTCGATGCGGCGTTCGGCCCGTTGCACCGGGTCCCACGATTCTCGGATCCGTGATTGAAGCGTCGAGGCGTCGCTGACGCCGCTCGTTTTAAGGGACATCGCACTCTCCCGTTTTTGGACGTTGGCCCCGTTTGGACGTTGGCCCTGGAGGAAGGAAGCGGCGCTGACGTGAATGGCGACCGCAGTGGGGATGACGCCGAGCGTCAGTGACACCAACCGAATGCAATGGTTGTGCCAGAACGGCGGCGCACCGGTCTTTGCACCGGACGCCCGGGTAAACCGCTTGTCCGAGAAACTCGCCGGGAGCTGTCGCAAACCGCCGTTGATCGGGGCCGACTCAGATTGCCTGACGTCGAGACAGCGATCCGTCAGTTGAACGCCATCGCCGTGCAGAACAGCTGATCGAACGCCAATGCCGCGCGCTGCCTGCGGCGCCGGGGCCGAACCGGGCGGAGCTGGACGCCAAGCAACCACAGCGGTCTTCAGGCGACCATGCACCCAGCCCGCGTTGATGAGCTTAATCGTCAAGCGCCTCTTCTTCTTATCTTTGTAGCACGGTGTTTCGCCCTCAACGGCGTTTGGCATGCCGCATGCACCTACAGGTTTCAATGGGTCGCGTTGACCCAACGACGCCGGACGCTTCCGGACCCGGGCCAGTGGCTCGGCGACCTTGTGGTGCAAGGAGATGAGAGAATGTTGAGCTGGGCCCTTACTTTCCTGGTTATTGCGTTGATTGCCGCTGTTCTTGGTTTCGGCGGTATCGCCGGCGCCGCGACGGGCATCGCCAAGATCCTGTTCTTTGCCTTCCTGATTCTGTTCCTCGTCAGCCTGATCATTCCCCGCTTCCGCGGCTCGGTCTAACGGGCAAACGGGAACTACATCCAACGCTGCGGAGGAGGTTGAATCATGCGAGCAATCATCGCGATTGTCGCGCTCGTGCTGATCCTGGCCTTGGTTGGCTGGGTGTCGTTCTCCACCGAGCCCGGGCGTAGTTCAGTCAACGTCGAGACGGAGAAGATCGAACGTGACATCGAAGGAATCTCGGAGTCGGTCGAAGACGCTAGTGATGAAATTCGTGACAGCGCTTCCGGCCATAGCACCGACGCCAGCCCCTGAGCGAGCTCGGCGAACCTGCGTCTTCTAGCCTCCCTATCGTTGCTCAACGATAGGGAGGCTTTTTTGACGGCTTCGCAATTGCCGTTAGCCAACCGTAAGATTGGAGTAACCCGCCATGGAAGCTGCGATGGCTAGCGAATCGCCTACCAAGCTGTCCGAACTGCTCGATGAGATGGTCGAGGGGACCAACGGCGATAAGGTCTCACTCGGCGACTTGCTCGACACCGTCGAATCACGGAGCTTCGGGCCGCTGCTCGTCGTCCCCGCCCTGATCGCCGCATCGCCGATCGGCGCCGTCCCGGGAATGTCGGTCATCACCGGGAGCATGATCATTCTGCTCGCTGGTCAACTCGTAGCGGGTCGCCGTCATCCCTGGCTCCCTCAGCGGATCCGCGACTTCGAGTTCGATCGAGAACGGCTGACGAAGACCCGCAAGAAGCTTCGGCCATGGCTGAAATGGGCTGAACGCCCGATCCAGGCCCGACTCACCATGCTTGTCGAACCGCCGGCCGATCGGGTGATCGCCGTAATCTGTATCGCCCTGTCGCTGCTGTTCTATCCGCTGGCTCTCGTCCCGTTTGGAGTGTTTCTTCCTTCGGTAGCCATCCTTTTCTTTGGCGTCGGACTCTCCGCACGCGATGGCCTGTTGACGCTCTTCGCCTTCGGCATGACTGCCGCCACCGTCTGGGCCGCGATCGCCTTCTGGCCGTTTTAACCTCCGACCCCACGTCCGCCATGGAAGCCGCCAAACGCACTTTGTTCGGCCGCCGAGCCGCTCGCAGCCGCGACGCCGCGGTCGAGGACGCCCGTAAACTGGCGACGCTGCTCGACGACGCCTTCCGCATTCCGGGCACGAACATCCGCTTCGGTTGGGACGCCATCGTGGGGCTGCTCTACGGCCCCGGCGACGTGGCGACCTTTATTGTCGGTTTGTCACCGGTCATTGCCGCGTGGCGTCTAGGGGCGAGTCGTTGGCTGCTATTCCGCATGCTGATGAATCTCGGCCTCGATTCAATTATCGGGATCATCCCCGGCATCGGTACGCTGTTCGACATCTTCTACAAGGCGAATCGCCGTAACGCCCGTTTGCTAGACCGTCACGTCGCCGCTGCCAAGCGAGCGGCTGCTGAGGCGCCACAAACCGGGGGCTAAGGCCCCGCGGCTGAGAGATCGACGCCAACAAGATCAGCCGGCACGCCTTAGCGTCCGGTTCTTGCCTCCAAGACCGAAAGCACACCGAAGGGTATCGAGCCGACGCTTACCGACCCCGGTGCCAGGCGATTAACTGGACATGCGTTTACACACGCAAGGAGGGCCCGTACGGGGCCATCTGTGCCGCCTTAAGGGTTTACAAGGCCCCCCGCGTCCGAGGCCGTAAAACGGCCTCCTAGAGCCTCACAGCGACACCCCCTCTATAGGGGATGCCGTTCCCGTGGAGGCCCCCCACGATCGTCGTGACGGAGCCCGGTGGTCAGCCTCAATAGGTCTCCAGCTCGGTATTCCGCTCGCTGACCTGGCCGTTGAGGGTCCAGAAGTCGTAGAGCACGCCCACGCCCACGAGGCCGGCCGTGAAGAAGTAGACAATGCCGGTGATCCACTTGCCCATATAGAGGCGGTGGGCGCCGAAGACGCCCAGGAACGTCAGCAGCAGCCAGGCGATCGTGTGGTTGATCGGGCCGGGCGTCGATTCGATCTCGGCGTCGCGCTGTAAGCTGGGCATCAAGAAGAAGTCGATGATCCAACCGATGAACAGCAGCCCCAGCGTGAAGAACCAGATCGTCCCGGTGATCGGCTTTCCGTAGTAGAAGCGATGGGCGCCCAAGAAGCCGAAAAGCCAGAGGGCGTAGCCCACCAGCAGTGAGTGCGTGTTGCTGTCGGCGAGTTCACTGGGGTAAGCCCGCCGGTCGGCGGAGGCGTAGGTTGCCATCGATTCACTCCTTCGGCTGGAAACGGTTGGGTCGCTTGTCGGCCAGCCCCGAGAGAGGGGCGCCCCGACGTGAGACCGGCTGCGATGCACTTCGCCCCATAGCCACGGATCTTGGTAGCCATGGATCTTGGGCCACCAATCTAGGGCAGCAACTGTGGCGCCGGTGGTTAGGCGCCCACTTCACCCCTTCAGAGGACAAAACCCACGCCAGCAACTGACTCCACTGAAACCACACTGGACTGCAATCGACCAACTCCAGGCGGGGCAAGGCTCGTAAAGCCGCGGGTTAGGTCATTG from Botrimarina mediterranea encodes:
- a CDS encoding NINE protein, whose product is MATYASADRRAYPSELADSNTHSLLVGYALWLFGFLGAHRFYYGKPITGTIWFFTLGLLFIGWIIDFFLMPSLQRDAEIESTPGPINHTIAWLLLTFLGVFGAHRLYMGKWITGIVYFFTAGLVGVGVLYDFWTLNGQVSERNTELETY
- a CDS encoding DUF1328 domain-containing protein, which translates into the protein MLSWALTFLVIALIAAVLGFGGIAGAATGIAKILFFAFLILFLVSLIIPRFRGSV
- a CDS encoding DUF4112 domain-containing protein, translated to MEAAKRTLFGRRAARSRDAAVEDARKLATLLDDAFRIPGTNIRFGWDAIVGLLYGPGDVATFIVGLSPVIAAWRLGASRWLLFRMLMNLGLDSIIGIIPGIGTLFDIFYKANRRNARLLDRHVAAAKRAAAEAPQTGG
- a CDS encoding YqaE/Pmp3 family membrane protein, with the protein product MAAKAGIELTDPIKILLAIFIPPLGVALEVGLGKHFWINLILTLLGYIPGVIHAAWVIFSR
- a CDS encoding exopolysaccharide biosynthesis protein, producing MEAAMASESPTKLSELLDEMVEGTNGDKVSLGDLLDTVESRSFGPLLVVPALIAASPIGAVPGMSVITGSMIILLAGQLVAGRRHPWLPQRIRDFEFDRERLTKTRKKLRPWLKWAERPIQARLTMLVEPPADRVIAVICIALSLLFYPLALVPFGVFLPSVAILFFGVGLSARDGLLTLFAFGMTAATVWAAIAFWPF